One Pyrus communis chromosome 13, drPyrComm1.1, whole genome shotgun sequence genomic window carries:
- the LOC137712662 gene encoding uncharacterized protein, which translates to METAVCNEKPNSQSEKEYSEKLTGSMNNALLEEPSVNISANLPLTEALPAVLPKRQRKRARSSGAKVINNFNPVQSLDILVNPVESQNNVQRSHAPNIGDSDLCCLKGTLSVENITPEKKNCVQSLGRDEHHNDSLGTEKLMDEPSMSIISDLVPAELPPLGGLTNRKRKKKDTIGVALESENSCPESCAVICTGISEKEEQQEDLFHEQKKKRKKQDKRHKIHESDDKNCDISVGTSLAETIMPTVDHSVEPSVVDFPEQVEQVAMAQPPMEGIGTNENSKIAEPIEDLSSSRKKKKKMQKKSKTQESIDESCGNDRSCKLSVGISLVENIMPGRDPPQQPPVSESSEQKLELPQPLTERMNMKINSESSEPIQDLSSSRKKKKKTQKKSETRESNDESCGNDKSCELSVGISLVENIMPGRDPPQQPSVSESSEQKLELPQPLTERMNTKINSESSEPIQDLSSSRKKKKKTRKKSETRESSDEKSCELSVGISLVENIMPGRDLPQQPPVSESSKQMLEFSQPLMGGMSMKINSESSEPIEDLTSSSKKKKKARKKSETWESNDESCGNDKSCELSVSISLVENIMPGRDLPQQPPVSESSKQMLELPQPLIGGMSTKINSESSEPIEDLTSSRKKKKKARKKSETWESNDESCGNDKSCELSVGISLVENIMPGVHPPQQPPVSESSKQKLELPQPLMEGISAKINSESSEPIEDLSSSRKKKKKNPKKNSETRESNDKSCELSVGISLVESIMPVVDPSQQPPVSESSEQKLELLQPLMEGINAKINSESSGLVEDLSSSRKKKKKTQKKRSEARESNDESCGNDKSGEFSVGSSLVENIVPGVDLSQKPPVSESSEQKLELPQSLMDGISTKINSESSEPIGDLSSSRKKKKKFKTRESNDKSCELSVSIPFVENFMPGIDPSQQPPDSEFSEEKLDLPQPLVKGNSAAASSEGPKSLNVDFSCSQEQKKKRKRRHKTNECIDERCDLSVGTSLGGNTFPGVDLTVQPPLAMFSKQDLEVEKPLVEGIKQRINSESIELIEVLSCSQGRKDRKKRLKMRKSNDTSSDPSVGTSVEKIIPEADPSPQPPVAVVSDLHVIQLLLEESTLQEKNEDKDQNKRSNASGNNNTNHQVCAGFPGQVDLGAVAKEGSCSQIPYWAVERPLVFVSWKKLLILDVNGLLADIVQLVPQQMKLYKPDKMIARKSVFKRPFYDSFLLFCLDYFNVAIWSSRNKKNVDAVVDYLLGISKKKLLFCWNQSHCTKTKFKTLDNKEKPLVFKELRKLWEKHDPDLPFARGEYNETNTLLVDDSPYKALCNPENTAIFPFPYRFKNRTDRSLGVGGDLRRYVEGLVYAPNVQEYVKHNRFGQRPITKKAKSWKFYSQVLRDQALSPKN; encoded by the exons ATGGAAACTGCAGTGTGTAATGAAAAACCAAATTCTCAGTCAGAAAAGGAGTACTCAGAGAAGCTCACTGGGTCCATGAACAATGCTTTGTTGGAGGAGCCTTCAGTAAATATTAGTGCAAATTTGCCTCTAACTGAAGCTCTGCCTGCTGTATTGCCGAAGAGACAGCGGAAGAGAGCTAGGAGCAGTGGTGCTAAAGTTATTAATAATTTCAATCCAGTGCAAAGCTTGGACATTCTGGTAAACCCAGTGGAATCCCAGAATAATGTGCAGAGAAGTCATGCCCCAAATATTGGTGATTCAGATCTATGCTGTTTGAAGGGGACACTTTCAGTTGAGAATATTactcctgaaaaaaaaaattgtgtgcaGTCTTTGGGTAGGGATGAACATCATAATGATTCACTTGGGACTGAAAAACTGATGGATGAGCCTTCAATGAGTATCATTTCTGATTTGGTACCAGCTGAGTTACCTCCTCTGGGAGGCTTGACTAAtaggaagagaaagaagaaggataCAATAGGTGTTGCCCTAGAATCTGAAAATTCATGCCCGGAGTCTTGTGCTGTAATTTGCACAGGAATTTCAGAAAAGGAAGAACAGCAAGAAGATTTGTTTCACGagcaaaaaaagaagagaaagaagcagGATAAAAGGCATAAAATCCATGAGAGTGATGATAAAAATTGTGATATTTCTGTTGGTACTTCTTTAGCTGAAACTATTATGCCAACGGTAGATCATTCTGTAGAGCCTTCTGTCGTAGACTTCCCTGAACAAGTGGAACAGGTGGCAATGGCACAACCACCTATGGAGGGAATTGGCACAaatgaaaactcaaaaattGCTGAACCTATTGAAGATTTGAGCTCctcaagaaaaaagaagaaaaagatgcaGAAGAAGTCTAAAACCCAAGAGAGTATTGATGAAAGTTGTGGGAATGACAGAAGTTGTAAGCTGTCAGTTGGTATTTCTTTAGTGGAAAATATTATGCCAGGAAGAGATCCGCCTCAACAACCTCCTGTCTCAGAATCCTCGGAACAAAAGCTCGAATTGCCACAGCCACTTACGgaaagaatgaacatgaaaatTAATTCAGAAAGTTCTGAACCTATTCAAGATTTGAGTTCctcaagaaaaaagaagaaaaagactcAGAAGAAGTCTGAAACCCGGGAGAGTAATGATGAAAGTTGTGGTAATGACAAAAGTTGTGAGCTTTCAGTTGGTATTTCTCTAGTGGAAAATATTATGCCAGGAAGAGATCCGCCTCAACAACCTTCAGTCTCAGAATCCTCGGAACAAAAGCTAGAATTGCCACAGCCACTTACGGAAAGAATGAACACGAAAATTAATTCAGAAAGTTCTGAACCTATTCAAGATTTGAGTTCctcaagaaaaaagaagaaaaagactcGGAAGAAGTCTGAAACCCGGGAGAGTAGTGATGAAAAAAGTTGTGAGCTTTCAGTTGGTATTTCTTTAGTGGAAAATATTATGCCAGGAAGAGATCTGCCTCAACAACCTCCAGTCTCTGAATCCTCAAAACAAATGCTAGAATTTTCACAGCCACTTATGGGAGGAATGAGCATGAAAATTAATTCAGAAAGTTCTGAACCTATTGAAGATTTGACTTCCTCaagtaaaaagaagaaaaaggctcGGAAGAAGTCCGAAACCTGGGAGAGTAATGACGAAAGTTGTGGTAATGACAAAAGTTGTGAGCTTTCAGTTAGTATTTCTTTAGTGGAAAATATTATGCCAGGAAGAGATCTGCCTCAACAACCTCCAGTCTCTGAATCCTCAAAACAAATGCTAGAATTGCCACAGCCACTTATCGGAGGAATGAGCACGAAAATTAATTCAGAAAGTTCTGAACCTATTGAAGATTTGACTTCctcaagaaaaaagaagaaaaaggctcGGAAGAAGTCCGAAACCTGGGAGAGTAATGACGAAAGTTGTGGTAATGACAAAAGTTGTGAGCTTTCAGTTGGTATTTCTTTAGTGGAAAATATTATGCCAGGAGTACATCCACCTCAACAACCTCCAGTCTCAGAATCCTCGAAACAAAAGCTAGAATTGCCACAGCCCCTTATGGAAGGAATTAGCGCAAAGATTAATTCAGAAAGTTCTGAACCTATTGAAGATTTGAGTTCctcaagaaaaaagaagaaaaagaatccgAAGAAGAATTCTGAAACCAGGGAGAGTAATGACAAAAGTTGTGAGCTTTCTGTTGGTATTTCCTTAGTGGAAAGTATTATGCCAGTAGTAGATCCGTCTCAACAGCCTCCAGTCTCAGAATCCTCAGAGCAAAAGCTAGAATTGCTACAACCCCTTATGGAAGGAATTAACGCAAAAATCAATTCGGAAAGTTCTGGCCTTGTTGAAGATTTGAGTTCctcaagaaaaaagaagaaaaagacacAGAAGAAAAGGTCGGAAGCCCGGGAGAGTAATGATGAAAGTTGTGGGAATGACAAAAGTGGTGAGTTTTCAGTTGGTAGCTCTTTAGTGGAAAATATTGTGCCAGGAGTAGATCTGTCTCAAAAGCCTCCAGTCTCAGAATCCTCAGAACAAAAGCTAGAATTGCCACAATCACTTATGGACGGGATTAGCACGAAAATTAATTCAGAAAGTTCTGAACCTATTGGAGATTTGAGTTCctcaagaaaaaagaagaaaaagtttaaAACCCGGGAGAGTAATGATAAAAGTTGTGAGCTTTCAGTTAGTATTCCTTTTGTGGAAAATTTTATGCCAGGAATAGATCCCTCTCAGCAGCCTCCAGACTCAGAATTCTCAGAGGAAAAACTAGATTTGCCACAACCACTTGTGAAGGGAAATAGCGCGGCAGCAAGTTCAGAAGGTCCCAAGTCGCTTAATGTGGACTTTAGTTGCTCACAAGAACAGAAGAAGAAGCGAAAGAGAAGGCATAAGACCAATGAGTGTATTGATGAAAGATGTGATCTTTCTGTTGGTACTTCTTTAGGAGGAAATACTTTTCCAGGAGTAGATCTTACTGTACAGCCTCCACTTGCAATGTTCTCAAAACAAGATCTAGAAGTGGAAAAACCTCTTGTTGAGGGAATTAAACAAAGAATCAATTCTGAGAGTATCGAACTCATTGAAGTTTTGAGTTGCTCACAAGGGAGAAAGGATCGGAAGAAAAGGCTTAAAATGCGTAAGAGTAATGATACAAGTTCTGATCCTTCTGTTGGTACTTCAGTGGAGAAGATTATTCCAGAAGCGGATCCATCTCCACAGCCTCCGGTAGCAGTAGTATCAGACCTACATGTGATACAATTACTTTTGGAGGAAAGTACTTTACAGGAGAAAAATGAGGACAAGGATCAGAACAAGAGATCTAATGCCTCAGGAAATAACAACACCAACCACCAAGTTTGCGCTGGCTTTCCTGGCCAGGTTGATTTGGGTGCTGTGGCGAAGGAAGGCAGTTGTTCACAGATACCATATTGGGCTGTTGAAAGAcctcttgtttttgtttcttggaaAAAGCTTCTCATTCTTGATGTAAACGGGCTTCTTGCTGATATTGTTCAACTGGTTCCCCAGCAGATGAAACTGTATAAACCAGACAAAATGATAGCAAGGAAATCAG TTTTTAAGAGGCCATTTTATGATTCTTTTCTACTGTTCTGCCTTGACTATTTTAACGTGGCTATTTGGTCTTCAAGAAACAA GAAGAACGTGGACGCGGTGGTAGATTATCTTTTGGGAATTTCCAAAAAGAAATTGCTTTTTTGCTGG AATCAATCCCACTGTACTAAAACGAAGTTCAAAACTCTTGACAACAAGGAAAAACCCcttgttttcaaagaacttagaaAGTTATGGGAGAAGCATGATCCTGATCTTCCATTTGCAAGGGGAGAGTACAACGAGACAAACACATTATTAGTGGATGATTCTCCATACAAAGCTTTATGCAATCCA GAGAACACAGCAATATTTCCCTTCCCATATCGATTCAAGAATCGAACAGATAGATCACTAG GGGTTGGAGGCGATCTTCGTCGTTATGTGGAAGGATTAGTTTATGCTCCAAATGTTCAAGAATACGTGAAGCACAATCGATTTGGTCAACGCCCCATAACAAAGAAAGCTAAATCGTGGAAATTTTATAGTCAAGTTTTAAGGGATCAAGCGCTGTCACCCAAAAATTGA
- the LOC137712566 gene encoding protein SPIRAL1-like 3, producing the protein MGRGVSSGGGESSLGYLFGGGEETQNPVAKRGAAPQNEAPVPTAEPPAQRATAPAPPAEVNKEIPAGVPGNTSNNYFRADGQNCGNFITDRPSTKVHSAPGGGSSLDYLFGGGGGGK; encoded by the exons ATGGGTCGTGGAGTCAGCAGCGGAGGGGGAGAAAGCTCTTTGGGCTATCTGTTTGGAGGTGGAGAAGAAACTCAGAATCCCGTGGCGAAAAGGGGTGCAGCTCCTCAGAACGAGGCGCCGGTTCCAACTGCGGAACCACCTGCTCAGAGGGCTACTGCTCCCGCACCACCTGCAGAAGTCAATAAGGAGATTCCCGCTGGCGTACCTGGGAACACTTCAAACAACTATTTCCGAGCTGATGGCCAGAACTGCGGCAACTTCATCACA GATCGACCATCAACAAAAGTGCACTCAGCTCCCGGTGGTGGATCATCCCTAGACTACCTGTTTGGAGGCGGTGGCGGTGGCAAGTGA
- the LOC137712565 gene encoding uncharacterized protein: MKWERVQLQAKQAHLQQQEQEGGGVAVGEVSGPGKRWGHTCNAIKEGRMLYVFGGYGRDNCQTNEVHVFDTATHSWSQPAIKGTPPTPRDSHSCTTVGNNLFVFGGTDGMNPLRDLHILDTSLHTWISPSLRGEAPEAREGHSAALVGKRLFIFGGCGKSASSDNEVYFNDLYILNTETFVWKRATTSGNPPSRRDSHTCSSWKNKLIVIGGEDGHDYYLSDVHILDTDTLIWRELKTTGQFMPPRGGHCTVAFGKNLFVFGGFTDAQNLYNDLYMLDVDTGVWTKVLTAGDGPSARFSVAGDCLDPVKGGVLVFIGGCSKGLEALDDMFYLNTGLARENESKLEKLSLRKKLKLKCQEQNLASVHDRALVPVGTSADMSQPMPVSFYAQQCRQNIPSNQSQLSLEKKTFVAKVTDKLSDGYTIETVVDGKLLRGIVFPNRPGFNIDIPNSSRKRTASEAGGLMSNGDYSSKSKTSRGIRQETADLTDNVHGKAPISHEQTEAAAGSISNNQAYSAASHLHKVTGNPEQSEVPLNLGKNQANNAPNSNSEVVGDNGAHKPTDAPNFNAAVTRESLSANSAAASSLSQGDRKLTSEGQNDAASI, translated from the exons ATGAAGTGGGAAAGGGTGCAGCTGCAGGCCAAACAAGCTCACCTGcaacaacaagaacaagaaggaggaggagtggCGGTGGGGGAGGTGTCTGGGCCCGGGAAGCGGTGGGGCCATACATGCAATGCAATCAAAGAAGGGCGGATGCTGTATGTATTCGGTGGTTATGGCAGAGATAACTGTCAGACCAACGAAGTTCACGTCTTTGACACTG CTACGCATTCATGGAGCCAGCCAGCGATTAAAGGCACCCCGCCAACTCCAAGGGACAGCCACAGCTGCACCACTGTTGGTAATAATCTCTTCGTCTTTGGGGGTACGGATGGGATGAATCCTCTCAGGGATTTGCATATATTAGACACCT CTTTACATACATGGATATCTCCAAGTTTAAGAGGCGAAGCACCAGAGGCACGGGAGGGTCATAGTGCTGCCCTTGTTGGGAAACGGCTATTTATTTTTGGTGGCTGTGGAAAATCTGCTAGTAGCGACAATGAAGTGTATTTCAATGATCTTTACATTTTGAATACAG AGACGTTTGTATGGAAACGTGCTACAACATCAGGCAACCCACCATCTCGGCGTGATAGCCATACTTGTTCATCTTGGAAGAACAAACTTATTGTGATTGGTGGTGAAGATGGGCACGATTACTATTTGTCTGATGTCCATATACTTGATACAG ATACTCTAATTTGGAGGGAGCTGAAAACTACTGGCCAGTTTATGCCACCCCGAGGGGGTCATTGTACTGTTGCTTTTGGGAAGAACTTATTTGTTTTTGGGGGATTCACAGACGCCCAAAATCTATACAATGACCTCTACATGCTTGATGTTG ATACTGGTGTATGGACCAAGGTGCTAACTGCTGGTGATGGACCGTCTGCTAGATTTTCCGTTGCTGGGGACTGTTTGGATCCTGTCAAGGGAGGTGTTCTTGTATTTATTGGTGGTTGCAGTAAAGGTCTTGAGGCACTGGATGACATGTTTTACCTAAACACAG GGCTTGCCAGGGAGAATGAAAGTAAGCTAGAGAAATTATCGCTGAGGAAGAAATTGAAGCTAAAGTGCCAAGAGCAAAATCTCGCCTCTGTTCATGACAGAGCCCTTGTTCCGGTTGGAACTAGTGCTGATATGAGCCAACCCATGCCAGTTTCATTTTATGCCCAACAAT GCAGACAGAATATCCCTTCGAATCAGTCCCAGCTTTCTTTGGAGAAGAAGACATTTGTTGCAAAGGTTACTGACAAACTTTCTGATGGATACACAATTGAAACTGTTGTTGATGGAAAGCTTCTTCGTGGTATAGTTTTTCCCAACCGGCCCGGGTTTAACATTGATATTCCTAATTCCAGCAG GAAGCGGACTGCCAGTGAAGCTGGTGGTTTGATGTCAAATGGTGATTACAGCAGCAAGTCAAAAACTTCTAGAGGCATCAGGCAAGAAACTGCAGATCTGACGGATAATGTTCATGGAAAGGCGCCCATATCACATGAGCAGACAGAAGCTGCTGCAGGTTCCATTTCAAACAATCAAGCATATTCGGCCGCTTCTCACTTGCATAAG GTTACTGGAAACCCTGAGCAGTCAGAGGTTCCTCTGAATCTGGGTAAAAATCAGGCCAATAATGCTCCGAACTCTAACTCTGAAGTTGTGGGAGACAACGGGGCTCATAAGCCGACTGATGCACCAAATTTCAACGCTGCAGTTACAAGGGAAAGTTTGTCTGCTAATTCCGCTGCTGCTTCATCCCTAAGCCAAG GTGACAGGAAACTAACATCGGAAGGACAGAACGACGCAGCATCCATTTGA
- the LOC137713643 gene encoding RHOMBOID-like protein 12, mitochondrial produces the protein MQRLLSLKLASSNLPRNLPTSATSTATTSPIFHSQCHKTFSLAKPPITQNQNHFFSSFPALPLRHHPHPWRSQHTLAQKIHGFLSNSSLRKQSFLGFSNTLLRASSKSLSDCRVGFLRAQFPKRSFKFNQNFTSHRSPWRSWFGRLSNNEVVLGLIVANVAVFLLWRIADRSFMMNNFTISLHNFASGRLHTLITSAFSHIDAGHIFSNMIGLYFFGMNIGRVFGPEFLLNLYLAGAVGGSVFFLVHKAFLAASSQGRKPWNTEAAKIPGLGASGAVNAIMLLDIFLFPKATLYLEFIIPVPAILLGIFLIGNDVLRIIEGDRHISGAAHLGGAAVAAIAWARLRKGRF, from the exons ATGCAGAGGCTCCTTTCTCTGAAACTAGCCTCCTCAAACCTCCCCAGAAACCTCCCAACCTCCGCCACATCCACCGCCACCACCTCCCCAATCTTCCACTCCCAATGTCACAAAACGTTTTCTCTCGCCAAACCGCCCATAACCCAGAACCAAAACCACTTCTTCAGCTCCTTTCCTGCACTCCCGCTTCGCCACCACCCTCATCCATGGCGGTCGCAGCACACTCTCGCGCAAAAAATTCATGGGTTTCTCTCCAACTCATCACTCAGAAAGCAATCCTTTCTGGGTTTCTCGAATACCCTTCTGAGAGCTTCAAGCAAGAGCCTTTCGGACTGCAGAGTCGGATTCCTCAGAGCCCAATTTCCCAAACGGAGCTTTAAGTTCAACCAGAATTTCACTTCTCATCGGAGTCCATG GAGGTCGTGGTTCGGGAGGTTATCGAATAATGAAGTGGTTTTGGGATTGATTGTAGCTAATGTTgctgtttttcttttatggaGGATTGCAGATCGTAGCTTCATGATGAATAATTTTACC ATTTCATTACACAATTTTGCAAGTGGACGGCTGCACACGTTGATAACTTCTGCATTCAGTCATATTGATGCTGGGCATATCTTTTCTAACATGATCGGACTATATTTTTTTGGGATGAAT ATTGGAAGAGTTTTTGGGCCTGAGTTTTTGCTGAACTTGTATCTAGCCGGGGCAGTTGGTGGCTCAGTCTTTTTCTTGGTCCACAAAGCCTTCCTGGCCGCGTCATCGCAG GGCCGAAAGCCATGGAACACGGAGGCGGCAAAGATACCAGGACTG GGGGCAAGCGGAGCTGTTAATGCTATCATGTTGCTCGATATATTCCTCTTCCCAAAAGCAACCCTCTACTTAGAATTCATCATACCAGTTCCTGCCATCCTGCTG GGTATCTTTCTAATTGGGAACGACGTCTTGAGGATAATAGAG GGAGACAGACATATCTCAGGAGCTGCACACTTGGGGGGTGCTGCGGTTGCAGCCATAGCGTGGGCACGGCTTCGGAAGGGGCGTTTCTGA
- the LOC137713725 gene encoding transcription termination factor MTERF15, mitochondrial yields the protein MAIRVLTRTTVTRFTSILTAKLNPNFPNQKSQSFSTNPAKPRFTQQSQYRKQISLATLLQRYGFPSSLLHNFLSKHQFLLNSNLQELEKSLAVLLSFKIPQKSLVSLICDCPGVLDFQFLKKWEKDFSTLGILSASPLLVRSVLEQSKRFQIDTDGVFRSVEVLRGLGFMDGTVIKVLEGFPVVVLMNGREIQRRIEFLEGIGISRDEINWVLKYFPGVIGFGVEDRLKPLLCEFKGFGFSEDVIRTEIMKEPRILGMELGEFSQCVEFLRTLKCRVPIKEKIFSEGEFRAGFEVKLRVDCLCGYGLIRREAFEVLWKEPRSIIYKVGEIERKIEFLIQRMKFSTRCLVEVPQYLGVNFEKQIIPRYNVIEYLRSKGGLGYEVGLRGLITPSRLRFYNLYVKPYPDCEKMFGRYSGDVKVQSRHPAGLWKLFKPQKYPESKEDVTNTKLFMKSLG from the coding sequence ATGGCCATTAGGGTTCTAACGAGAACCACAGTTACACGCTTCACAAGCATTTTAACCGCCAAGCTAAACCCAAATTTCCCAAACCAAAAGTCCCAATCTTTTTCCACAAACCCAGCAAAACCCAGATTTACCCAGCAATCCCAGTACCGGAAACAGATTTCCCTTGCCACTCTGCTCCAAAGGTACGGCTTCCCATCTTCTCTGCTGCACAATTTCCTCTCAAAGCATCAATTTTTATTGAATTCCAACTTACAGGAATTAGAGAAGTCTCTGGCTGTTCTTTTATCCTTCAAAATCCCCCAGAAATCccttgtttctttgatttgtgACTGCCCTGGGGTTTTGGATTTTCAGTTTCTGAAGAAATGGGAAAAGGATTTTTCAACTTTGGGGATTTTGAGTGCTTCCCCGTTGTTGGTTAGGAGTGTTTTGGAACAATCTAAGAGGTTTCAGATTGACACAGATGGGGTTTTTAGGAGTGTGGAGGTTTtgaggggtttagggtttatggatgGCACGGTTATTAAGGTTTTAGAGGGGTTTCCAGTAGTGGTTTTGATGAATGGGAGGGAGATTCAACGGAGAATCGAATTCTTGGAGGGAATTGGAATTTCGAGGGATGAAATTAATTGGGTTCTAAAATATTTTCCTGGGGTCATAGGATTTGGGGTTGAAGATAGGCTGAAGCCATTGCTGTGTGAGTTTAAAGGTTTTGGTTTTAGCGAGGATGTGATTAGGACAGAGATAATGAAAGAGCCACGAATTCTTGGCATGGAATTGGGCGAATTTTCGCAGTGTGTGGAATTCTTGAGGACTTTGAAGTGTAGGGTACCAATCAAGGAGAAGATTTTCAGTGAGGGAGAGTTTAGAGCTGGGTTTGAAGTGAAGTTGAGAGTTGACTGCTTGTGCGGATACGGGTTGATTCGTAGAGAGGCTTTTGAGGTGTTGTGGAAGGAACCGAGGTCAATTATATATAAGGTGGGGGAAATTGAGAGGAAGATTGAGTTTTTAATACAAAGGATGAAATTCAGTACCCGTTGTTTGGTTGAAGTTCCACAGTATTTGGGTGTGAATTTTGAGAAGCAGATCATTCCTCGGTACAATGTGATCGAGTATTTGAGATCTAAAGGCGGGCTTGGTTATGAGGTGGGGTTAAGAGGTTTGATCACGCCTAGCAGGCTTAGATTCTATAACCTGTACGTCAAGCCATATCCGGACTGTGAAAAAATGTTTGGGAGATATTCAGGAGATGTTAAAGTTCAAAGCCGACATCCTGCTGGACTATGGAAACTTTTCAAGCCACAAAAGTATCCAGAATCCAAAGAAGATGTGACGAACACAAAGCTATTTATGAAATCTCTGGGTTAG
- the LOC137711912 gene encoding cytochrome P450 78A5: protein MSMESNPLFIPPTGFSSVLSLELFICLFLFIFVFGFWLSPGGLAWALSKFKAQIPSKTAIPGPSGFPILGLVLSFTGSLTHRVLAKLAETSKAKPLMAFSVGFTRFVISSHPNTAKELLNSSAFADRPIKESAYELLFHKAMGFAPFGEYWRNLRRISSTHLFNPKRIASFGLFRDSIGCKMVEEMKGLMERSGEVEVRKVLHFGSLNNVMMSVFGRSYEFGGELGCGNGEGFELEGLVSEGYELLGTFNWSDHFPLLGFLDLQGVRRRCKKLVAKVNAFVGKIIEEHRVKRDENNGVLGTDRESGDFVDVLLDLEENKLSDSDMIAVLWEMIFRGTDTVAILLEWILARMILHPDIQAKAQSEIDAVVGTPTRSVSDSDLPKLPYLRAIVKETLRMHPPGPLLSWARLAIHDTHIDHHFIPAGTTAMVNMFAITHDEKIWSNPNEFKPERFINEDVPIMGSDLRLAPFGSGRRVCPGKAMGLATVELWLGQLLQSFKWVPCDGQSGVDLSETLKLSLEMKTSLVCKAVPRVVI from the exons ATGTCCATGGAATCCAACCCTCTTTTCATTCCACCAACTGGGTTTTCATCAGTTTTGAGCTTGGAGTTGTTCATCTGTCTCTTCCTCTTCATCTTTGTTTTCGGCTTTTGGCTCTCACCCGGTGGCCTTGCTTGGGCTTTGTCCAAATTTAAAGCTCAAATCCCTTCGAAAACCGCCATTCCAGGTCCTTCCGGCTTTCCTATTCTTGGTTTGGTCTTGTCCTTCACTGGTTCTCTCACTCACAGAGTTCTAGCCAAGCTTGCTGAGACCTCAAAGGCCAAACCTCTAATGGCGTTCTCAGTAGGGTTTACTCGTTTTGTCATCTCCAGCCACCCCAATACTGCAAAAGAGCTCTTGAACAGCTCGGCCTTTGCTGACCGACCCATCAAAGAATCGGCTTACGAGCTTTTGTTCCACAAAGCAATGGGGTTTGCCCCTTTTGGTGAGTATTGGAGGAACTTGAGGAGAATATCCTCCACCCATTTGTTCAACCCGAAGCGTATTGCTAGTTTCGGATTGTTCCGAGACAGTATCGGGTGCAAAATGGTGGAGGAGATGAAGGGTTTGATGGAGAGGAGTGGTGAGGTGGAGGTTAGGAAAGTGTTGCATTTTGGGTCTTTGAACAATGTGATGATGAGTGTGTTTGGGAGGAGCTATGAGTTTGGTGGAGAATTAGGGTGTGGAAATGGTGAGGGTTTTGAGCTTGAGGGGTTGGTGAGTGAAGGGTATGAGTTGCTTGGGACTTTCAATTGGAGTGATCACTTTCCTCTTTTGGGGTTTTTGGACTTGCAAGGTGTGAGGAGGAGGTGTAAGAAATTGGTGGCAAAGGTGAATGCTTTTGTTGGGAAAATCATAGAGGAGCATAGAGTGAAAAGGGATGAAAATAATGGAGTTTTGGGTACTGATCGTGAAAGTGGTGATTTTGTTGATGTGCTTCTTGATTTGGAGGAGAACAAACTCAGTGACTCTGATATGATTGCAGTTCTGTGG GAAATGATCTTCAGAGGGACTGATACAGTGGCAATACTCCTAGAGTGGATTTTAGCAAGAATGATACTCCACCCAGATATCCAAGCCAAGGCGCAATCCGAGATCGACGCCGTTGTAGGCACTCCGACACGATCCGTATCCGATTCCGACCTCCCTAAGCTTCCTTACCTCCGTGCCATAGTCAAGGAAACCCTAAGAATGCATCCACCAGGACCCCTCTTGTCCTGGGCCAGGCTTGCCATCCATGACACTCACATTGACCACCACTTCATCCCCGCCGGCACCACCGCCATGGTCAACATGTTTGCAATCACACACGATGAGAAAATCTGGTCAAACCCTAATGAGTTCAAACCAGAAAGATTTATTAATGAAGATGTTCCAATCATGGGGTCTGATTTAAGGTTGGCTCCCTTTGGTTCTGGAAGAAGAGTTTGTCCTGGTAAAGCCATGGGATTGGCAACTGTTGAGCTTTGGCTTGGTCAGTTGCTCCAAAGCTTCAAGTGGGTCCCTTGTGATGGTCAGTCAGGTGTGGATTTGTCTGAGACCTTGAAGCTTTCTCTGGAAATGAAGACCTCTCTTGTCTGCAAGGCTGTTCCTAGGGTTGtgatttga